A part of Ptychodera flava strain L36383 chromosome 11, AS_Pfla_20210202, whole genome shotgun sequence genomic DNA contains:
- the LOC139144421 gene encoding uncharacterized protein, with protein sequence MPTNEVSEKLFLTDEDRTYMYLNRDGLSKSDQMQTHSADDETPSQLLNSESTSNHTGRSLGSSTYNHMTTSSTVRSKDKPNVKEAEQTGNRQQVTEDRLVIGNQTLFDQSEFVSTLVHLSRKIAEQYGFVTLQFLNRGYLNLTKSWACNVKCMGVLPRVLFLATDQDAMDGLSKLNIEIQSLLLPFETGFKLYFGEIRYYRFVLLRTWLVVVLLQRNIPVTVIESDAVWFDDALPLISKCKGFDLVSTPNSLGEGGISTGFIYINTTASGKRVWLDMFRKFGAYMETQVNGSAMMTGPNSEMLILERVIQKTHVKVKTLPLKHFVSGLWYKNTTLREITKPIVIQNNYIVGVDAKIGRAQTWGHWYLTNDGQCKDNRELVKCT encoded by the coding sequence ATGCCGACAAACGAAGTTTCTGAAAAATTGTTTCTTACCGATGAAGatcgtacatacatgtacttaaatCGTGATGGTCTGTCGAAGAGCGATCAGATGCAGACACATTCTGCTGATGATGAGACACCGTCGCAGCTGTTGAACAGTGAGAGTACTAGTAACCACACTGGTCGTTCACTTGGTTCATCAACATATAATCATATGACAACATCCTCAACAGTCCGTAGCAAGGACAAACCCAACGTAAAGGAGGCTGAACAGACGGGAAACAGGCAGCAGGTTACAGAGGACAGACTTGTGATCGGCAATCAAACCTTGTTCGATCAGTCGGAATTCGTTTCTACGTTAGTACATCTTTCAAGGAAGATAGCCGAGCAGTATGGCTTCGTCACCCTACAATTCCTCAATCGTGGTTACTTAAACCTCACCAAGAGCTGGGCATGTAACGTCAAATGCATGGGAGTGTTGCCTCGGGTTCTCTTCCTAGCGACAGATCAGGATGCAATGGATGGTTTATCCAAACTGAACATCGAAATTCAATCGTTACTCCTACCTTTTGAAACAGGTTTCAAGTTGTATTTCGGAGAGATTCGTTACTATCGGTTCGTTCTCTTGAGGACATGGCTGGTAGTTGTTTTACTTCAGAGAAATATTCCTGTCACTGTCATTGAATCTGATGCAGTATGGTTTGATGACGCTCTTCCGTTAATCAGCAAATGCAAAGGTTTTGACTTAGTGTCGACACCAAACAGCTTAGGTGAAGGAGGGATTTCCACGGGATtcatatacataaatacaacTGCATCGGGTAAAAGGGTATGGTTGGACATGTTCAGAAAATTTGGAGCGTACATGGAAACACAGGTTAACGGATCTGCCATGATGACTGGTCCCAACTCCGAAATGTTAATCCTTGAAAGGGTTATACAAAAGACTCacgtgaaagttaaaacattgcCTCTTAAACATTTTGTGTCAGGTCTTTGGTACAAGAATACAACACTGCGTGAGATTACAAAGCCCATAGTCATCCAAAACAACTACATCGTAGGAGTTGACGCCAAAATTGGACGAGCGCAGACATGGGGCCATTGGTACCTTACAAACGACGGTCAGTGCAAAGATAATAGAGAACTAGTTAAATGTACTTGA